In Aspergillus nidulans FGSC A4 chromosome II, the genomic stretch CATTGTACGCACCGCAGAGATTCCAGTACATTCGCAGCGAAAGCATACCGAAACTCAGTGATACAAGGGGTGATGGTGCAACGCGTGCCAAAATGTACCTACTAGGTTCGACTCGCCACTCCCTCCAGTTCCTGGATAAGATACATCTATCTAGAACATCATACGCAGGCGCAGGCCCATTATTCATAGCTTGAAGCCATCTCACCTCCAATTCATGTTTCCCAGGTACAGCCTGGACCAAGAGAAACATATTCACAAAAGAAATGGCATGGTGTATTTCGGAAGCCGGGGTTATTGGTGTATCCAATTACCTCGGCAGCCCTGAGCCCTAAGCACGATTTCTGGCCATCAGGGCAAGGCTCAAGGCGCCGGAGGCTCGTCGGAGGGTTTGGCTTGATATCGCCTCtatatttcttcttgttgagtACAAACAGTTCACCAAGAGGACCAGTTTGTCCATCGGACAATTCCACACGTGCGATAATCAAGCGTTCCAGGACGGACGCGTTGAGGCCCTGGCTTGAGCGCCAATACTTTGGCTAAAAACTACATCACGTACGGCTTATTTTCCGGATGTTGGTGCTCATGATTCTAGCATAAACAACATATTGAATGGAATTTGGTCAATACCGAGTATGATCCATATCCACAGCTATACTAGACAAAGTCCTTTACCCCATCCATGTGCGCATCAAGGAGGGATTGTTGGGAGACTCAATTGCAATATCCTGAATCTAGCCCTATAGATGAACCTAAAGGAACACTTTATGCACATCGTTGTCTCACATGTTGTATCACCTAACAAACCTCGAACAGCCCTACGCCGCCCATTCTAGACATACCCATGGACTCGATGACGGCGTATTTACGTTGTTTCGACACCTGCCACATACTAGATCATATCAAGATTCTCTGCAGGTGAAAGGAATGGTGCTATAATGCACAGCTGTTCGGTGGTAATAGGGCCGCTCCGACGGGGACTGATCTAGACTTTCCAGCTACGTTATATGCTTGAAATAAGGAGATAAAACCTGCCGCCCGCCACGAGTGAGAAGCACGGGAACAAAAGGAGGATGTCGTAGACCAGAGGTAGGGGTGGAGGCAAGGGCATCAGTTTCAATAATCCTCAACAAATCGCAGGTAGGACTAGCGGACGAAGTACGTTCTCATTCTGAACACTGCTTTACTCAGATATTTCGCCTCAGCTACCAATTAGAATTGTTTTCGTGAAGGATATGAATTTCGAGAAGCCTATTAGCCCCTCTGTCCTCTGGCGATGGTGAAGTCGACGAGAAGCATAGGGTTGCGGTATAGACTTGCTTGAAGGAGTTAGAGCTTATTGAAAAGACCAACAGGCACAATTGAGTAGAGAGTCTAGTTCATTAGTGTCTATAGTGTATCGCTAAATACAGCATGTGAATCTATAATCCTGTAAACAATTTGCCACCCCCAACTCGGTCTACCATTCTGTCCATCTATAAAGCTGGCACCGCTCCCTCTGCACTTTTCCCCCCTTCCTTGACACTTCTCCACTCAAAGAAACAAGATACGACAAAAGCCGCCAGAAACAACGCCAAACTGAGCCGATAGGTGTCCCTCAATCCGTCTAAGAACGCCAATATCACATTCTCCAACTGATCGAGTTGCCCCAACTGCTCAAGTACATGTCTCATCTCCGTAGCGCCCGCTTCAACGATTGCCGCTGGATCCACAGACGGTGCATACTCGACTACCCCTTCAATAAGCCCGTTCTGGAAAAGCGACTGCGCAACCGCAATGAATAGTGCGCCGCCCAACGTCTGAAAGAACATCACGGCCGCTGTACCCTGCGGGATATCGTCGGGCTTGGAGGCAAGCGAGGTCTGAACGGCCGTCATTGGGACTTGGAACCCTGCGCCGACCCCGGCTCCAAGGAGGATCTGGTACCCAATCCACTTCCCCGAGGAGATGTCAATCGAGTAGAGCGTTATTAGGCCTCCACCGATGGAGGCAATGGCTGTACTAGCAATCAGAAAAGGCGTATAGTAGCCGAAGATCGTAACAAGAATGCCAGTTAGCACGGACGAGACCACGGTTGCTAGCATGAGCGGGAGGAGCTGAATGCCCGATGTCATGGCTGAGGAGCCGCGGACgctctggaagaagatcggGAGGTAGTAAACAAGCACAAAGAAAGAGCCGCCGAAGAGGAGGGCGTAGATCGTTGATGTGATGACAGTGCGCTGGGTCATGATCCGCGGTGGGAGAGTTGCGCGGTCACCGAGTTTGATTTGAGAGAATATGGTTAGGATCGCGAGGACGCCGAAGGTGACGAAGAGCCCTATTATGCGACCGTTGCTCCACGCGTATTTGTTTCCGCCCCATTGCAGTGCGAGCAGAAGGCAGATGATGCAGGGGATCAGCAAGGCAGCGCCGATGAAGTCGATTTGCTTGATGCGGTCGAGGAGTGGAGTGGCTTTGCTGGATAGGTTTTGCTCAGGGAGCTGCAGGATAAAGGCTACTATAGCCATCGAGACACCGCCGATGGGCAGGCTAGTAAAGGTCAAGTGTCAGTGAATAATGGTTGAATGCCGTGGTCGAGCGACATACTTGATGTAGAAGCACCACCTCCAGGAGACAGAGTCAGTGAAGGCGCCGCCCAACAGCGGTCCGGCAATGGATGCGATGCCCCAAACCATGCCGAACATACCGAAGACGAGCG encodes the following:
- a CDS encoding uncharacterized protein (transcript_id=CADANIAT00004123); its protein translation is MDIEKHPDEKAADAAADEPEYPGFAKVAVIILGLYLSVFLVALDQTIIGVAIPEITNQFKSIEDIAWYGSAYFLTSTALQPSYGRLYKIFSAKWAFLCAVFLFELGSLICAVAPSSTVLIVGRAVAGIGVAGIFSGALVIIALCVPLPKRPLVFGMFGMVWGIASIAGPLLGGAFTDSVSWRWCFYINLPIGGVSMAIVAFILQLPEQNLSSKATPLLDRIKQIDFIGAALLIPCIICLLLALQWGGNKYAWSNGRIIGLFVTFGVLAILTIFSQIKLGDRATLPPRIMTQRTVITSTIYALLFGGSFFVLVYYLPIFFQSVRGSSAMTSGIQLLPLMLATVVSSVLTGILVTIFGYYTPFLIASTAIASIGGGLITLYSIDISSGKWIGYQILLGAGVGAGFQVPMTAVQTSLASKPDDIPQGTAAVMFFQTLGGALFIAVAQSLFQNGLIEGVVEYAPSVDPAAIVEAGATEMRHVLEQLGQLDQLENVILAFLDGLRDTYRLSLALFLAAFVVSCFFEWRSVKEGGKSAEGAVPAL